One Rhinolophus sinicus isolate RSC01 linkage group LG06, ASM3656204v1, whole genome shotgun sequence DNA window includes the following coding sequences:
- the LGR4 gene encoding leucine-rich repeat-containing G-protein coupled receptor 4 isoform X2, translating to MPEETEAQRNEGTCPGLCIWDISMNNITQLPKDAFKNFPFLEELRLAGNDLSFIHPKALSGLKELKVLTLQNNQLKTVPSEAIRGLSALQSLRLDANHITSVPEDSFEGLAQLRHLWLDDNSLTEVPVHPLSNLPTLQALTLALNKISSIPDFAFNNLSSLVVLHLHNNKIKSLGRHCFDGLDNLETLDLNYNNLGEFPQAIKALPSLKELLFHSNSISVIPDGAFDGNPLLRTIHLYDNPLSFVGNSAFHNLSDLHSLVIRGATMVQQFPNLTGTVHLESLTLTGTKISSISSNLCQEQKMLRILDLSYNNIKDLPSFNGCHALEEISLQRNQIHQIKEGTFQGLISLRILDLSRNLIHKIHDRAFAKLGSITNLDISFNELTSFPTEGLNGLNQLKLVGNFQLKEALSAKDFVNLRSLSVPYAYQCCAFWGCDSYAHSNTEDKSLQDHSVAKDKGPADVAGVTGSAENEEHSQIIIHCTPSTGAFKPCEYLLGSWMIRLTVWFIFLVAFFFNLLVILTTFASCTLLPSSKLFIGLIAVSNLVMGAYTGILTFLDAVSWGRFAEFGIWWEIGSGCKIAGFLAVFSSESAIFLLMLAAVERSLSAKEIMKNGKSNHLKQFRVAALFAFVGAAVAGCFPLFHGGEYSASPLCLPFPTGETPSLGFTVTLVLLNSLAFLLMAIIYTKLYCNLEKEDLSENSHCGMIKHVAWLIFTNCIFFCPVAFFSFAPLITAISISPEIMKSVTLIFFPLPACLNPVLYVFFNPKFKEDWKLLKRHITKKSGSVSVSISSQAGCVEQDFYYDCGMYSHLQGNLTVCDCCESFLLTKPVSCKHLIKSHSCPALAVGSCQRPDGYWSDCGTQSAHSDYADEEDSFVSDSSDQVQACGRACFYQSRGFPLVRYAYNLPRVKD from the exons ACGATTGGCTGGCAACGACCTTTCTTTTATCCACCCAAAGGCCTTGTCTGGGTTGAAAGAACTCAAAGTTCT AACCCTCCAAAACAATCAACTGAAAACAGTACCCAGTGAAGCCATTCGAGGACTGAGTGCTTTGCAGTCTTT GCGTTTAGATGCCAACCACATTACCTCAGTCCCGGAGGACAGTTTTGAGGGGCTTGCTCAGTTACGACATCTGTGGCTGGATGACAACAGCCTGACCGAGGTGCCTGTGCATCCCCTCAGCAACCTGCCGACTCTGCAGGCCTTGACCTTGGCTCTCAACAAAATCTCCAGCATCCCCGACTTTGCATTTAACAACCTGTCAAGCCTGGTGGTCCT GCATCTtcataacaataaaattaaaagcctGGGTCGACACTGTTTTGATGGACTAGACAACCTGGAGACCTT GGACTTGAATTACAATAACTTGGGGGAATTTCCTCAGGCTATTAAAGCCCTTCCAAGCCTAAAAGAGCT GTTATTTCATAGTAATTCTATTTCTGTTATCCCTGATGGAGCATTTGATGGTAATCCACTTTTAAGAACGAT ACATTTGTATGATAATCCTCTATCTTTTGTGGGAAACTCAGCATTTCACAATTTATCTGATCTGCATTCCTT AGTCATTCGTGGTGCAACCATGGTGCAGCAGTTCCCCAATCTAACCGGAACTGTCCACCTGGAGAGTCT GACCTTGACAGGTACAAAGATAAGCAGTATATCCAGTAATTTGTGCCAAGAACAAAAGATGCTTAGAATTTT GGACTTGTCTTACAACAATATAAAAGACCTTCCAAGCTTTAATGGTTGCCATGCTCTGGAAGAGAT ttctttgcAACGTAATCAGATCCACCAAATAAAAGAAGGTACTTTTCAAGGCCTGATATCCCTAAGGATTCT AGATCTGAGTAGAAACCTGATCCATAAAATTCACGACAGAGCTTTTGCCAAGCTTGGGTCAATAACTAACCT agATATAAGTTTCAATGAATTAACTTCATTTCCTACGGAAGGCCTAAATGGGTTAAATCAACTGAAATTGGTGGGCAACTTCCAGCTGAAAGAAGCCTTATCAGCAAAAGACTTTGTTAATCTCAG GTCTTTATCTGTACCATATGCTTATCAGTGCTGTGCATTTTGGGGTTGTGACTCTTATGCACATTCAAACACAGAAGATAAGAGCCTCCAAGACCACAGTGTAGCCAAGGATAAAG GTCCTGCTGATGTGGCAGGTGTCACTGGCAGTGctgaaaatgaagaacacagtCAAATAATTATCCACTGCACACCCTCAACAG GTGCTTTTAAGCCCTGTGAATATTTATTGGGAAGTTGGATGATCCGTCTAACTGTGTGGTTCATTTTCTtggttgcattttttttcaaCCTGCTTGTCATTTTAACAACATTTGCATCTTGTACGTTACTGCCTTCCTCCAAATTGTTTATAGGCCTGATTGCTGTGTCTAACTTAGTCATGGGAGCCTATACCGGCATCTTAACTTTTCTGGATGCTGTGTCCTGGGGCAGATTTGCTGAATTTGGCATTTGGTGGGAGATTGGCAGTGGCTGCAAGATAGCTGGGTTTCTTGCCGTTTTCTCCTCAGAAAGCGCCATCTTTTTATTGATGTTAGCAGCTGTTGAAAGAAGCTTGTCTGCGAAAGAGataatgaaaaatgggaaaagcaaTCATCTCAAACAGTTCCGAGTTGCTGCCCTTTTTGCTTTTGTGGGTGCTGCAGTGGCAGGCTGTTTCCCACTTTTCCACGGAGGGGAATACTCTGCATCCCCCCTGTGCTTGCCTTTTCCCACAGGAGAAACACCATCGTTAGGATTTACTGTAACTTTGGTGCTGTTAAACTCACTAGCATTTTTGTTAATGGCCATTATCTACACTAAACTGTACTGCAACTTGGAAAAAGAGGACCTTTCCGAGAACTCCCATTGTGGCATGATTAAGCACGTTGCTTGGCTCATCTTCACCAACTGCATTTTTTTCTGCCCTgttgcatttttctcatttgcgCCGTTGATCACTGCCATCTCGATCAGCCCTGAGATAATGAAGTCTGTTACTCTGATATTTTTCCCATTGCCTGCTTGCCTGAATCCAGTCCTGTATGTTTTCTTCAACCCAAAGTTTAAAGAAGACTGGAAGTTACTGAAGCGGCACATTACCAAGAAAAGTGGGTCGGTTTCGGTTTCTATCAGTAGCCAAGCTGGTTGTGTGGAACAGGATTTCTACTACGACTGCGGCATGTATTCCCACTTGCAGGGGAACCTGACTGTGTGTGACTGTTGTGAGTCATTTCTGTTGACGAAGCCTGTGTCGtgcaaacacttaataaaatcaCACAGCTGTCCTGCATTGGCCGTGGGTTCTTGCCAAAGACCAGATGGCTATTGGTCCGACTGTGGTACACAGTCAGCCCACTCTGATTATGCAGATGAGGAAGACTCCTTTGTCTCGGACAGTTCTGACCAGGTGCAGGCCTGTGGGCGAGCCTGCTTCTATCAGAGCCGAGGATTCCCTTTGGTGCGCTATGCTTACAATCTCCCAAGAGTTAAAGACTGA
- the LGR4 gene encoding leucine-rich repeat-containing G-protein coupled receptor 4 isoform X1 translates to MPGPLGLLCFFALGLRGSAEPSGAAPPLCAAPCSCDGDRRVDCSGKGLTAVPEGLSAFTQALDISMNNITQLPKDAFKNFPFLEELRLAGNDLSFIHPKALSGLKELKVLTLQNNQLKTVPSEAIRGLSALQSLRLDANHITSVPEDSFEGLAQLRHLWLDDNSLTEVPVHPLSNLPTLQALTLALNKISSIPDFAFNNLSSLVVLHLHNNKIKSLGRHCFDGLDNLETLDLNYNNLGEFPQAIKALPSLKELLFHSNSISVIPDGAFDGNPLLRTIHLYDNPLSFVGNSAFHNLSDLHSLVIRGATMVQQFPNLTGTVHLESLTLTGTKISSISSNLCQEQKMLRILDLSYNNIKDLPSFNGCHALEEISLQRNQIHQIKEGTFQGLISLRILDLSRNLIHKIHDRAFAKLGSITNLDISFNELTSFPTEGLNGLNQLKLVGNFQLKEALSAKDFVNLRSLSVPYAYQCCAFWGCDSYAHSNTEDKSLQDHSVAKDKGPADVAGVTGSAENEEHSQIIIHCTPSTGAFKPCEYLLGSWMIRLTVWFIFLVAFFFNLLVILTTFASCTLLPSSKLFIGLIAVSNLVMGAYTGILTFLDAVSWGRFAEFGIWWEIGSGCKIAGFLAVFSSESAIFLLMLAAVERSLSAKEIMKNGKSNHLKQFRVAALFAFVGAAVAGCFPLFHGGEYSASPLCLPFPTGETPSLGFTVTLVLLNSLAFLLMAIIYTKLYCNLEKEDLSENSHCGMIKHVAWLIFTNCIFFCPVAFFSFAPLITAISISPEIMKSVTLIFFPLPACLNPVLYVFFNPKFKEDWKLLKRHITKKSGSVSVSISSQAGCVEQDFYYDCGMYSHLQGNLTVCDCCESFLLTKPVSCKHLIKSHSCPALAVGSCQRPDGYWSDCGTQSAHSDYADEEDSFVSDSSDQVQACGRACFYQSRGFPLVRYAYNLPRVKD, encoded by the exons ACGATTGGCTGGCAACGACCTTTCTTTTATCCACCCAAAGGCCTTGTCTGGGTTGAAAGAACTCAAAGTTCT AACCCTCCAAAACAATCAACTGAAAACAGTACCCAGTGAAGCCATTCGAGGACTGAGTGCTTTGCAGTCTTT GCGTTTAGATGCCAACCACATTACCTCAGTCCCGGAGGACAGTTTTGAGGGGCTTGCTCAGTTACGACATCTGTGGCTGGATGACAACAGCCTGACCGAGGTGCCTGTGCATCCCCTCAGCAACCTGCCGACTCTGCAGGCCTTGACCTTGGCTCTCAACAAAATCTCCAGCATCCCCGACTTTGCATTTAACAACCTGTCAAGCCTGGTGGTCCT GCATCTtcataacaataaaattaaaagcctGGGTCGACACTGTTTTGATGGACTAGACAACCTGGAGACCTT GGACTTGAATTACAATAACTTGGGGGAATTTCCTCAGGCTATTAAAGCCCTTCCAAGCCTAAAAGAGCT GTTATTTCATAGTAATTCTATTTCTGTTATCCCTGATGGAGCATTTGATGGTAATCCACTTTTAAGAACGAT ACATTTGTATGATAATCCTCTATCTTTTGTGGGAAACTCAGCATTTCACAATTTATCTGATCTGCATTCCTT AGTCATTCGTGGTGCAACCATGGTGCAGCAGTTCCCCAATCTAACCGGAACTGTCCACCTGGAGAGTCT GACCTTGACAGGTACAAAGATAAGCAGTATATCCAGTAATTTGTGCCAAGAACAAAAGATGCTTAGAATTTT GGACTTGTCTTACAACAATATAAAAGACCTTCCAAGCTTTAATGGTTGCCATGCTCTGGAAGAGAT ttctttgcAACGTAATCAGATCCACCAAATAAAAGAAGGTACTTTTCAAGGCCTGATATCCCTAAGGATTCT AGATCTGAGTAGAAACCTGATCCATAAAATTCACGACAGAGCTTTTGCCAAGCTTGGGTCAATAACTAACCT agATATAAGTTTCAATGAATTAACTTCATTTCCTACGGAAGGCCTAAATGGGTTAAATCAACTGAAATTGGTGGGCAACTTCCAGCTGAAAGAAGCCTTATCAGCAAAAGACTTTGTTAATCTCAG GTCTTTATCTGTACCATATGCTTATCAGTGCTGTGCATTTTGGGGTTGTGACTCTTATGCACATTCAAACACAGAAGATAAGAGCCTCCAAGACCACAGTGTAGCCAAGGATAAAG GTCCTGCTGATGTGGCAGGTGTCACTGGCAGTGctgaaaatgaagaacacagtCAAATAATTATCCACTGCACACCCTCAACAG GTGCTTTTAAGCCCTGTGAATATTTATTGGGAAGTTGGATGATCCGTCTAACTGTGTGGTTCATTTTCTtggttgcattttttttcaaCCTGCTTGTCATTTTAACAACATTTGCATCTTGTACGTTACTGCCTTCCTCCAAATTGTTTATAGGCCTGATTGCTGTGTCTAACTTAGTCATGGGAGCCTATACCGGCATCTTAACTTTTCTGGATGCTGTGTCCTGGGGCAGATTTGCTGAATTTGGCATTTGGTGGGAGATTGGCAGTGGCTGCAAGATAGCTGGGTTTCTTGCCGTTTTCTCCTCAGAAAGCGCCATCTTTTTATTGATGTTAGCAGCTGTTGAAAGAAGCTTGTCTGCGAAAGAGataatgaaaaatgggaaaagcaaTCATCTCAAACAGTTCCGAGTTGCTGCCCTTTTTGCTTTTGTGGGTGCTGCAGTGGCAGGCTGTTTCCCACTTTTCCACGGAGGGGAATACTCTGCATCCCCCCTGTGCTTGCCTTTTCCCACAGGAGAAACACCATCGTTAGGATTTACTGTAACTTTGGTGCTGTTAAACTCACTAGCATTTTTGTTAATGGCCATTATCTACACTAAACTGTACTGCAACTTGGAAAAAGAGGACCTTTCCGAGAACTCCCATTGTGGCATGATTAAGCACGTTGCTTGGCTCATCTTCACCAACTGCATTTTTTTCTGCCCTgttgcatttttctcatttgcgCCGTTGATCACTGCCATCTCGATCAGCCCTGAGATAATGAAGTCTGTTACTCTGATATTTTTCCCATTGCCTGCTTGCCTGAATCCAGTCCTGTATGTTTTCTTCAACCCAAAGTTTAAAGAAGACTGGAAGTTACTGAAGCGGCACATTACCAAGAAAAGTGGGTCGGTTTCGGTTTCTATCAGTAGCCAAGCTGGTTGTGTGGAACAGGATTTCTACTACGACTGCGGCATGTATTCCCACTTGCAGGGGAACCTGACTGTGTGTGACTGTTGTGAGTCATTTCTGTTGACGAAGCCTGTGTCGtgcaaacacttaataaaatcaCACAGCTGTCCTGCATTGGCCGTGGGTTCTTGCCAAAGACCAGATGGCTATTGGTCCGACTGTGGTACACAGTCAGCCCACTCTGATTATGCAGATGAGGAAGACTCCTTTGTCTCGGACAGTTCTGACCAGGTGCAGGCCTGTGGGCGAGCCTGCTTCTATCAGAGCCGAGGATTCCCTTTGGTGCGCTATGCTTACAATCTCCCAAGAGTTAAAGACTGA